In Amaranthus tricolor cultivar Red isolate AtriRed21 chromosome 5, ASM2621246v1, whole genome shotgun sequence, a genomic segment contains:
- the LOC130814319 gene encoding CLAVATA3/ESR (CLE)-related protein 46 gives MFIHSKNTTQLQMARRQTLILLLLAWFLFTAFQCNGRFIKIQATKSVNFKLRKLQSSSKWPSEHQVSAWDDMKKVHKAPSGPNPVGNHRPPTRP, from the exons ATGTTCATTCACTCCAAAAACACAACTCAACTTCAGATGGCAAGAAGGCAAACACTTATCCTCCTCCTGTTAGCATGGTTTCTCTTCACAGCTTTTCAATGTAATGGCAGATTCATAAAGATTCAAGCAACCAAATCAG TCAATTTCAAGCTACGGAAATTGCAGTCCAGCTCAAAGTGGCCATCAGAACATCAAGTTTCTGCATGG GATGACATGAAAAAAGTCCACAAAGCACCATCAGGACCAAATCCAGTCGGAAACCATCGCCCACCAACAAGGCCATGA